One window of Halopelagius longus genomic DNA carries:
- a CDS encoding GNAT family N-acetyltransferase, whose translation MIEDGAADLFDVIVTRAGDARGDLTRRGDERRSMNLAVREATPGDADDAMFLLDGAMLEADAEAVRRRIESGSVLVAVADAEGDGDVRVVGVCVLDGGEIEQIAVRRERRGRGVGTALVEAVDSRTDGAVTAEFRENVRPFYESLGFEIRETEEGRYRGVLR comes from the coding sequence GTGATCGAGGACGGGGCGGCCGACCTGTTCGATGTCATCGTCACCCGCGCCGGGGACGCGCGAGGGGATTTAACCCGACGCGGGGACGAACGTCGGTCGATGAACCTCGCGGTGCGGGAGGCGACGCCCGGCGACGCGGACGACGCGATGTTCCTTCTCGACGGCGCGATGCTGGAAGCGGACGCCGAGGCGGTCCGCCGCCGAATCGAGTCGGGGTCGGTGCTGGTGGCCGTCGCGGATGCGGAAGGAGACGGCGACGTCCGCGTCGTCGGCGTCTGCGTCCTCGACGGGGGCGAAATCGAGCAGATAGCCGTCCGGCGAGAGCGTCGCGGGCGGGGCGTCGGAACCGCGCTGGTCGAAGCGGTCGATTCGCGGACCGACGGCGCGGTGACCGCTGAGTTCCGCGAAAACGTGAGGCCGTTCTACGAGTCGCTCGGATTCGAGATTCGAGAGACCGAGGAAGGACGCTACCGGGGCGTCCTCAGATGA
- a CDS encoding phosphoglucomutase/phosphomannomutase family protein yields the protein MDEISFGTDGWRATLETFTDDRLRIVGQAVADYLSEEGYDAPVFVGYDARESSPGFARSLAEVLAGNGFDVLLPDRDRPTPLVAHAIVDRKLSGAMMVTASHNPAEYNGVKFIPADGAPALPEVTEAIVERLAEPDLLPEEERGDVEEVDIVTPHAEHARELVDADLSGLTVVYDAMHGSGRGVTDALLESAGAEVISIRDERDPDFGGTPPEPSAENLQRLVETVREEDADLGVANDGDSDRVAFVTPERGHLDENLFFAAAYDYLLESDSGPAIRTVSTTFLIDRIAEAHGEEVFETPVGFKWVADAMKEHDALMGGEESGGFSIRGHVREKDGVLMGLLGAAATAAEPMDERVDRLLSEHGDIVADKIGLECPDSEKERVIEELEDELPERVAGRDIAKVVTLDGFKLLLDDGSWVLVRPSGTEPMMRVYAEASSREDVDTLLEAGRELVEPLI from the coding sequence ATGGACGAAATATCCTTCGGCACCGACGGGTGGCGCGCCACCCTCGAGACGTTCACCGACGACCGCCTCCGCATCGTCGGACAGGCCGTCGCCGACTACCTCTCGGAGGAGGGGTACGACGCGCCGGTGTTCGTCGGGTACGACGCCCGCGAGTCCTCGCCCGGGTTCGCCCGGTCGCTGGCGGAGGTACTCGCCGGCAACGGCTTCGACGTTCTGCTCCCGGACCGCGACCGACCGACGCCCCTCGTCGCCCACGCCATCGTCGACCGGAAACTCTCCGGCGCGATGATGGTCACGGCGTCGCACAACCCCGCGGAGTACAACGGCGTGAAGTTCATCCCCGCCGACGGCGCGCCCGCCCTCCCGGAGGTGACGGAGGCAATCGTCGAACGCCTCGCGGAACCCGACCTGCTTCCGGAGGAGGAACGCGGCGACGTCGAGGAGGTAGACATCGTCACGCCGCACGCGGAACACGCGCGCGAACTCGTGGACGCGGACCTCTCGGGTCTGACCGTCGTCTACGACGCCATGCACGGGTCGGGCCGCGGCGTCACGGACGCCCTCCTCGAATCCGCGGGCGCGGAGGTCATCAGCATCCGCGACGAACGCGACCCGGACTTCGGCGGGACGCCGCCGGAACCGAGCGCAGAGAACCTTCAGCGGTTGGTCGAAACCGTCCGCGAGGAGGACGCCGACCTGGGCGTCGCCAACGACGGGGACTCCGACCGCGTGGCGTTCGTCACCCCCGAACGCGGCCACCTCGACGAGAACCTGTTCTTCGCCGCCGCCTACGACTACCTGCTGGAATCGGATAGCGGCCCGGCCATCCGCACCGTCTCCACGACGTTCCTCATCGACCGCATCGCGGAGGCGCACGGCGAGGAGGTGTTCGAGACGCCGGTCGGGTTCAAGTGGGTCGCCGACGCGATGAAGGAACACGACGCCCTGATGGGCGGCGAGGAATCGGGCGGGTTCTCCATTCGAGGGCACGTGCGCGAGAAGGACGGCGTCCTCATGGGACTCCTCGGCGCGGCGGCGACGGCGGCGGAACCGATGGACGAACGCGTGGACCGCCTCCTCTCGGAACACGGCGACATCGTGGCGGACAAGATAGGCTTGGAGTGCCCCGACTCCGAGAAGGAACGCGTCATCGAGGAGTTGGAGGACGAACTCCCCGAACGGGTCGCCGGCCGCGACATCGCCAAGGTCGTCACGCTCGACGGCTTCAAACTGCTCTTAGACGACGGCTCGTGGGTACTGGTCCGCCCCTCGGGGACGGAACCGATGATGCGCGTCTACGCCGAGGCGTCGAGTCGGGAGGACGTCGACACCTTGCTCGAGGCGGGACGGGAACTGGTCGAACCGCTCATCTGA
- a CDS encoding NADPH-dependent FMN reductase, which translates to MTKVIAVCGSRRDGSHTLNALRVVLEAAREAGAETEMIDLGEVDLPLFHPDKDEQGDSARLTRTVREADGVVLGSPVYHGSYSSTFRNFHDYCNFDDYEDTAVGLVAVAGGGSYGATLEHMRSTVRGVHGYVVPQQVGIRKGYEKFESGELVDEDIEERLVSLGKAVFEHAAKLNCEPPVLAESD; encoded by the coding sequence ATGACGAAGGTTATCGCCGTCTGCGGAAGTAGGCGCGACGGCAGTCACACCTTGAACGCTCTCCGCGTCGTCCTCGAGGCCGCCCGCGAGGCGGGCGCCGAGACCGAGATGATAGACCTCGGCGAAGTCGACCTCCCCCTCTTTCACCCGGATAAAGACGAACAGGGCGACTCCGCCCGACTCACCCGAACGGTCCGCGAGGCCGACGGCGTGGTCCTCGGCTCTCCGGTGTACCACGGGTCGTACTCCTCGACGTTCCGCAACTTCCACGACTACTGCAATTTCGACGACTACGAGGACACCGCCGTCGGGTTAGTCGCCGTCGCGGGCGGCGGGTCCTACGGCGCGACGCTCGAACACATGCGGAGCACCGTCCGGGGCGTCCACGGGTACGTCGTCCCGCAACAGGTCGGAATCAGGAAGGGATACGAGAAGTTCGAGAGCGGCGAACTCGTCGACGAGGACATCGAAGAGCGACTCGTCTCCCTCGGCAAGGCCGTCTTCGAACACGCGGCCAAACTCAACTGCGAACCGCCCGTCCTCGCGGAGTCGGACTGA
- a CDS encoding GIY-YIG nuclease family protein, translating into MSEHYVYVLRCADGSLYTGYTTDVERRVAEHDAGEGAKYTRGRTPVELVHAESFDSKSEAMSREYEVKQFSRRRKERLVGLDE; encoded by the coding sequence GTGTCGGAACACTACGTCTACGTCCTCCGGTGCGCCGACGGGTCGCTGTATACGGGGTACACGACCGACGTCGAACGCCGCGTCGCCGAACACGACGCGGGCGAGGGCGCGAAGTACACCCGCGGCCGGACGCCGGTCGAACTCGTCCACGCGGAGTCGTTCGACTCGAAGTCCGAGGCTATGTCCCGCGAGTACGAGGTCAAGCAGTTCTCGCGGCGGCGAAAAGAGCGGCTAGTCGGACTCGACGAGTAG
- a CDS encoding helix-turn-helix transcriptional regulator, with amino-acid sequence MSDSRDIQKLLLDRHDVLQVLSRDPSSKREILPEVGVARSTLDNIMRQLEEAGLVAYADNEWHLTVFGQSAFALSREYREHLSDLHRASSLVDTPAEESPFDDSLLVGAEVYYPEETILDGVMQELLDAAKGASRFRIFTPAILSSYVEPFYESARHGDDPRVEVIVTPSLLEQLRVHHPDLLDRAITDSPFSFFTGETPESFGLWIADDRQVGVLVFGDTGIRGILVNDTDAALEWAEEYYERVKQTADAVFLRKRSNSSDVV; translated from the coding sequence ATGTCAGATTCCCGTGATATCCAAAAACTTCTCCTCGACCGACACGACGTCCTACAGGTTCTCAGTCGGGATCCGAGCTCGAAACGGGAGATTCTTCCCGAAGTCGGCGTCGCACGCTCGACGCTCGATAACATCATGAGACAGCTCGAAGAGGCGGGATTGGTCGCCTACGCGGACAACGAGTGGCATCTGACGGTCTTCGGGCAGAGCGCGTTCGCGCTCTCTCGGGAGTACCGCGAACATCTGTCGGACCTTCACCGGGCGTCGTCGTTAGTCGATACGCCGGCCGAGGAGAGCCCGTTCGACGACTCGCTACTCGTCGGCGCGGAGGTCTACTATCCCGAAGAGACGATTCTCGACGGGGTCATGCAGGAACTGTTGGACGCGGCGAAGGGAGCCAGCCGATTCCGTATCTTCACGCCCGCGATACTCTCGTCGTACGTCGAACCGTTCTACGAAAGCGCGAGACACGGCGACGACCCGCGCGTCGAGGTCATCGTGACGCCCTCGCTCCTCGAACAGTTACGCGTCCACCATCCGGACCTCCTCGACAGGGCGATAACGGACTCTCCGTTCTCGTTTTTCACCGGCGAGACACCGGAGTCGTTCGGCCTCTGGATCGCCGACGACAGGCAGGTGGGCGTGTTAGTGTTCGGAGACACCGGAATCCGCGGTATCTTGGTGAACGACACCGACGCGGCGCTCGAGTGGGCCGAAGAGTACTACGAACGGGTCAAACAGACCGCCGACGCCGTGTTCCTCCGAAAGCGGTCGAACTCGAGCGACGTCGTTTGA
- a CDS encoding zinc ribbon-containing protein, with product MNIVCDSCGVTLLGLRSYGPKPIGRDTCPKCGGTEFSYDDR from the coding sequence GTGAACATCGTCTGTGACTCCTGCGGCGTCACCCTCCTCGGTCTCCGGTCGTACGGCCCGAAACCCATCGGGAGGGACACCTGCCCGAAGTGCGGCGGGACCGAGTTCTCCTACGACGACCGGTAG